One Turneriella parva DSM 21527 genomic region harbors:
- a CDS encoding tetratricopeptide repeat protein — protein sequence MKSVTVWIGAVIFTIGAGVFFIEREYVSGHKAASVRLEQGKLQLERFDEDGLRKGIDDLTAVVAQFPESTYAREARYHLAEAYERLGMRDVALGKYKKLSEMPLTDELKTKVRFKVAKLQIMRNYSDEGMNQLLQLLNSTSEKSLRAEIYLEIGKYYQRKGLTADAKRNFQNALTENPDNREARAAAGLVDSDYGNSVAMHGILDKKGEQPTESQSENKKNEKAATPDNGNLRAGVQAFVSGDYHRAVKLLTGPAARDTADSEEALYYLGNAYLKLKQYRNAVHFLNKAVSNKYRDRDEASYIKKGEAYYLNNQYQRALHVFGFVSRHYPNGKYAQIAADWETETRRMLGDKVSVAHAAQGDEGIDDDDDDEDGDVLGGVALDGDEAAPKPRKKNTYAKSEEITLDDDADVTP from the coding sequence ATGAAAAGTGTAACAGTCTGGATAGGCGCGGTCATCTTCACAATCGGGGCGGGTGTTTTCTTTATAGAACGGGAATACGTTTCAGGTCATAAGGCTGCCAGCGTGAGGCTTGAACAGGGCAAGCTGCAGCTCGAGCGCTTCGACGAAGACGGTCTCAGAAAGGGCATCGATGATTTGACAGCTGTGGTAGCACAGTTTCCCGAAAGTACTTATGCGCGCGAAGCGCGTTACCACCTTGCCGAAGCGTATGAGCGCCTCGGCATGCGCGACGTCGCGCTCGGCAAGTACAAGAAGCTCAGCGAAATGCCGCTCACCGACGAGCTCAAGACAAAGGTTCGCTTCAAAGTGGCGAAGCTACAGATCATGAGAAACTATTCAGACGAGGGCATGAACCAACTTCTGCAGCTTCTAAACTCAACATCTGAAAAGTCACTGCGCGCCGAGATTTATCTTGAAATCGGTAAATATTACCAGCGCAAGGGACTGACTGCCGACGCTAAGCGTAACTTTCAGAATGCGCTGACCGAGAACCCCGATAATCGCGAGGCGCGTGCTGCGGCTGGCCTCGTCGACAGCGACTATGGCAATTCAGTTGCGATGCACGGCATTCTCGACAAAAAAGGCGAACAGCCGACAGAGTCGCAATCAGAGAACAAGAAAAACGAGAAAGCGGCCACGCCTGATAACGGCAATCTGCGCGCCGGCGTTCAGGCTTTTGTGAGCGGCGACTACCACCGGGCCGTGAAGCTGCTTACCGGGCCCGCCGCACGCGACACAGCTGATTCTGAAGAGGCGCTCTATTATCTTGGCAATGCCTACCTCAAGCTAAAGCAGTACCGCAACGCGGTGCATTTCTTGAACAAGGCAGTCAGCAACAAATACCGCGACCGTGACGAGGCGTCTTATATCAAGAAGGGTGAGGCATATTACCTGAACAACCAGTACCAGCGCGCGCTGCACGTTTTCGGTTTTGTCAGCCGCCACTACCCGAACGGCAAGTATGCGCAGATTGCGGCCGACTGGGAAACTGAAACCCGCCGTATGCTGGGCGATAAGGTGTCTGTGGCGCATGCCGCTCAGGGCGATGAGGGCATCGATGATGATGATGACGATGAAGACGGCGACGTCTTAGGTGGGGTCGCACTCGACGGTGACGAAGCAGCGCCGAAACCCCGCAAAAAGAATACATACGCCAAGAGCGAAGAAATCACGCTCGACGATGACGCCGACGTGACGCCTTAA
- a CDS encoding tetratricopeptide repeat protein, with the protein MYLAVSKRMLYLLAAVASATPVMGQFLTPEDTVKIPPPADIPVGPATPAAPAPAQSAPAPQPSAITPPQLDSYFADFAAYPRAKSVILSWHLIQGRTIEKRIQLYRFTEEPKVIHDISKGTLIAKMTGEINIYEDVPPSRGTYYYAIFLETGRGLEPGAFNASRNLVGPAFYQTAGADFTPPAASSQKVTEAQYQRPEFTSNEVDAEDDESDSADERPARASSERGINSVIRTTFLAGDFSGAVRKLKPFYRNSSPKVRAKAIFYTGMARYRLGQYDRALKYFEHALTRKYYRRNAEFWINRTQENLR; encoded by the coding sequence ATGTACCTTGCTGTATCAAAACGCATGCTCTATCTGCTCGCGGCAGTTGCATCAGCTACGCCCGTGATGGGGCAGTTTCTGACGCCCGAAGATACAGTAAAAATACCACCGCCGGCTGATATTCCGGTCGGGCCCGCAACCCCCGCTGCACCGGCGCCTGCACAGAGCGCGCCCGCGCCGCAACCATCGGCGATAACGCCGCCGCAGCTCGACAGCTATTTCGCCGATTTTGCCGCATACCCCCGCGCGAAGAGTGTTATTCTTTCGTGGCACCTGATTCAGGGCCGTACAATCGAGAAGCGTATACAGCTCTACCGGTTCACCGAAGAGCCGAAAGTGATTCATGATATTTCGAAGGGTACTCTGATCGCCAAAATGACCGGCGAGATCAATATCTATGAGGATGTACCCCCCTCACGCGGCACTTATTATTATGCGATCTTTCTCGAAACGGGCCGGGGCCTTGAACCCGGTGCGTTTAATGCTTCGCGCAATCTGGTGGGGCCTGCATTCTACCAGACAGCAGGTGCTGACTTCACCCCGCCAGCAGCCAGCAGCCAAAAGGTAACAGAGGCGCAATACCAACGCCCTGAATTTACTTCGAACGAAGTTGACGCAGAAGACGACGAGAGCGATTCTGCAGACGAGCGACCGGCGCGGGCAAGCTCTGAACGCGGCATAAATTCCGTAATTCGCACGACATTTCTCGCGGGTGATTTTAGTGGAGCGGTGAGAAAGCTAAAGCCATTCTATCGAAACAGCTCACCGAAAGTGCGGGCCAAAGCAATCTTCTACACCGGCATGGCGCGATATCGTCTCGGCCAGTACGATCGGGCGCTGAAATACTTCGAGCATGCCCTGACAAGAAAGTACTACCGGCGAAACGCCGAATTCTGGATCAATCGAACGCAAGAGAACCTGAGGTAA
- a CDS encoding exodeoxyribonuclease III: protein MIFGSCAILFATGMRIASFNVNGIRAIEKKGELVKLLAAEKPDIVFLQEIKAKPDQLSDALLKPDGYEAHYHSAEKPGYSGTGVLVRSGLFAKMQVLRGMPDWNDHEGRVLGVEAGDLVIFGNYFPNGGKSDAAWREKLVFYDHFHQYIAALRKKKKRVLFTGDLNVAHNPIDLARPKENEKHVGFLPEERAWVDRLVADNWVDVFRSRYPETVSYTWWQMQSRARERNIGWRIDYFIVDKPLYPKVREIRHLNDHQGSDHCPIVLDIDL from the coding sequence ATGATTTTCGGTTCATGCGCGATTCTGTTTGCTACGGGCATGCGCATCGCCTCGTTTAACGTCAACGGCATTCGGGCCATAGAGAAAAAAGGTGAGCTGGTGAAGCTTTTGGCAGCCGAAAAGCCCGACATTGTTTTCTTGCAGGAGATCAAAGCCAAACCCGACCAGCTGAGTGATGCGTTGCTCAAACCCGATGGTTACGAGGCTCATTACCATAGCGCCGAGAAACCCGGCTATTCGGGAACCGGTGTGCTCGTGCGCTCAGGGCTTTTCGCTAAAATGCAGGTTCTGCGCGGCATGCCCGACTGGAACGACCACGAAGGCCGTGTGCTCGGGGTCGAGGCCGGCGACCTCGTCATATTCGGAAATTATTTCCCGAACGGAGGCAAATCAGACGCAGCCTGGCGCGAGAAGCTCGTTTTCTACGATCATTTTCATCAGTATATCGCCGCCCTGCGCAAGAAAAAGAAACGCGTGCTCTTCACCGGCGACCTCAATGTCGCCCACAACCCTATCGACCTCGCGCGGCCGAAAGAAAACGAAAAGCATGTCGGCTTCTTACCCGAAGAGCGCGCGTGGGTAGACCGGCTGGTCGCCGATAACTGGGTCGACGTTTTCAGAAGCCGCTACCCCGAAACGGTCAGCTATACCTGGTGGCAAATGCAGTCGCGCGCCCGCGAACGCAATATCGGTTGGAGGATCGATTACTTTATTGTCGACAAACCGCTATACCCAAAGGTGCGCGAGATACGCCACCTCAACGACCACCAAGGGTCAGACCATTGCCCTATAGTGCTGGATATCGATTTGTGA
- a CDS encoding HNH endonuclease: MSKWRMNSQDFWYLLEVEQEYKCRLTGWDLTPATTMITHKIPLAKKGKHVRSNVSLVHRSIVQLSRELTEAEIVALAAAVIRTRGAEYGLEVKAKG; this comes from the coding sequence ATGAGCAAGTGGCGGATGAACTCCCAGGACTTCTGGTATCTGTTGGAAGTTGAACAGGAATATAAATGCAGGCTAACCGGCTGGGATTTAACCCCGGCGACTACGATGATCACGCACAAGATACCGCTTGCTAAGAAGGGCAAGCACGTGCGCAGCAATGTAAGTCTAGTGCACAGGAGCATTGTTCAGCTTTCCCGCGAGCTGACCGAAGCAGAGATCGTGGCATTAGCGGCAGCTGTAATCAGGACAAGGGGGGCAGAATATGGGCTGGAAGTCAAAGCCAAGGGATGA